The Cydia amplana chromosome 11, ilCydAmpl1.1, whole genome shotgun sequence genome includes a region encoding these proteins:
- the LOC134652501 gene encoding mitochondrial carrier homolog 2-like, with the protein MDEIEKERIAALPSQLLVTTICHPMEYVKVLIQLGYEPMPPRRSTTLFGRPAMILPNGFQYIKYIKASDGFFGCYRGLSARLLGLIASSQLTSKVIHAVGIDLPEINDPPNIITDDEPKLDDYIRLGRRDMIMHTASVVVSYPFHVVSVRMMASFIGKEEHYSSLIGAIVSIYKDDGILGFFHGIIPKLLGDLTCVAVTGALAYYVNKYFVKTKDLRYYTVPLLTFLTSTLTYPLVVVSTCMAVASSSLQAGNPPAMPKYPSWHACWRDLLINKQHKRGASLIFRYYIAPIAAMQ; encoded by the coding sequence ATGGACGAAATTGAAAAAGAAAGAATAGCGGCCTTGCCATCTCAATTGCTCGTTACAACAATATGCCACCCCATGGAATATGTGAAAGTCCTCATTCAATTAGGTTACGAACCTATGCCGCCTCGGCGGTCGACAACATTGTTCGGCCGCCCTGCCATGATATTACCTAACGGATTCCAATACATCAAGTATATTAAAGCCTCGGATGGATTCTTCGGTTGTTACAGAGGCTTATCGGCAAGACTACTCGGCCTCATCGCTTCAAGTCAGCTCACGTCAAAGGTAATACACGCAGTCGGAATTGACCTGCCAGAAATCAATGACCCCCCAAATATCATCACGGACGACGAGCCGAAGCTGGACGACTACATCAGGCTCGGGCGGCGGGACATGATCATGCACACCGCGTCCGTTGTAGTGTCGTATCCATTCCACGTTGTGTCTGTGCGGATGATGGCTTCATTCATTGGCAAAGAAGAACATTACAGCTCATTGATAGGCGCTATCGTGTCTATCTACAAGGACGACGGAATCCTTGGCTTTTTCCACGGGATTATACCTAAACTACTCGGGGATTTGACCTGTGTAGCAGTCACGGGAGCATTAgcttactatgtaaacaaatactTTGTGAAGACGAAGGACCTACGTTACTACACAGTGCCGTTGCTCACGTTTTTGACGAGCACACTAACATATCCTCTGGTTGTGGTGTCCACTTGCATGGCGGTCGCAAGCTCCAGTCTGCAGGCAGGCAACCCTCCGGCCATGCCCAAGTACCCCTCTTGGCATGCCTGCTGGAGGGACCTGCTAATAAACAAGCAACACAAACGCGGAGCCTCCTTAATCTTTAGGTACTACATTGCTCCTATTGCAGCCATGCAGTAG
- the LOC134652500 gene encoding U3 small nucleolar RNA-associated protein 6 homolog, translated as MAEQVNQRIEDMINELEQMRRTGLYDEDEIRDISRKRKEFEYRIQRRVKQKEDYVHYIAYELALIEDIAIRRKKIKLNEKKKDLEYAIAKRVNKVFKQFIYRFQNDLEIYFQYIKFCRSVGFDYAVSAIIGQMLQMHGDKPKMWQMAALWESEDQDNLDNAKSFLLKGIHRHPQAQELYLDLFKIEVALAFKAEDDEEKEKQIKRADVIWKNGAKSIDDITYLFKLCDLTLKFQNTESITEEVKREIWSRNDKKEVWPYIASKELDGCHWEEIDEFVDEDSKFPINLLRCIGVYEEALQRFPDEKLCSKFIHELLGLNENVCSDNQKVTAIKDAWMFGHDNGLLSDDMYAFGIELLKLEDSLNSIELGQILDAATMRNPRAKSAWKEKIILSKHNENKLLSILKEATKVLDQDDAIYLWNSVLDVIEKKEILMALHKKFQNCETAVLLAIKPKLLQKMYDYNGLKAARELYDELIKTPPLQKDVQYVMIEIEKSQDKPNAKFIRKYYEYLVHHHGQDNVDVWMDYMNFESTLGSAQFSPAIYRRAVATLKKELVDEFIKAQTLAKIK; from the exons atggCGGAGCAAGTCAATCAACGTATTGAGGACATGATAAATGAGCTGGAGCAGATGCGAAGGACTGGCTTATATGACGAAGACGAAATAAG GGACATATCACGTAAACGCAAAGAATTTGAATATCGAATACAACGTCGAGTAAAACAAAAAGAGGATTACGTGCACTACATAGCTTACGAACTAGCCTTGATCGAAGACATAGCAATCAGAAGGAAGAAGATTAAACTGAATGAGAAAAAGAAGGACTTGGAGTATGCCATAGCTAAGCGTGTGAATAAAGTATTCAAGCAGTTCATTTACAGGTTTCAGAATGATTTGGAAATATACTTCCAGTACATTAAATTTTGTAGGAGCGTTGGATTTGATTATGCTGTATCAGCTATTATTGGCCAGATGTTGCAG ATGCACGGTGACAAGCCCAAGATGTGGCAAATGGCAGCACTATGGGAAAGCGAGGATCAGGACAACCTGGACAATGCCAAGAGCTTCCTGCTGAAGGGTATCCACAGACACCCGCAAGCGCAAGAGCTTTACTTGGATCTCTTCAAAATTGAGGTGGCTCTTGCCTTTAAAGCTGAAGATGATGAAGAGAAG gaaaaacaaataaaaagggCAGATGTCATATGGAAAAATGGTGCCAAGAGTATTGATGATATCACATACCTGTTCAAACTCTGTGACTTGACCCTGAAATTCCAAAATACTGAGAGTATAACTGAAGAAGTTAAAAGAGAGATTTGGAGTCGAAATGATAAGAAGGAAGTCTGGCCTTATATTGCATCTAAAGAGTTAGAT GGTTGCCATTGGGAGGAAATTGATGAATTTGTAGATGAAGACTCAAAATTCCCTATAAATCTTCTCAGATGTATTGGTGTCTATGAGGAGGCTCTACAAAGG TTTCCAGATGAAAAATTATGCAGTAAATTTATTCATGAACTCCTTGGGCTAAATGAGAATGTATGTTCAGACAATCAAAAGGTTACTGCTATCAAAGATGCTTGGATGTTTGGCCATGACAACGGACTTCTCTCCGATGATATGTATGCTTTTGGCATAGAGTTGTTGAAACTAGAAGATTCGCTGAATAGTATTGAGTTGGGACAG ATCTTGGATGCAGCAACAATGAGGAATCCTCGAGCAAAGAGTGCATGGAAAGAAAAGATTATTCTAAGCAAACATAATGAAAACAAATTGTTGTCTATTCTAAAGGAGGCTACTAAAGTATTGGACCAAGATGATGCTATTTATCTATGGAATAGTGTGTTAGATGTTATTGAAAAGAAAGAAATT CTTATGGCTTTACACAAGaaattccaaaattgcgaaacagCTGTCCTCTTAGCAATCAAGCCAAAACTGCTACAGAAAATGTATGATTATAATGGCCTAAAGGCAGCCAGGGAGTTATATGATGAGTTAATCAAGACCCCGCCTCTTCAAAAAGACGTCCAATATGTTATGATTGAGATTGAGAAATCTCAAGATAAACCAAATGCTAAGTTCATAAGAAAGTACTATGAATATTTGGTTCATCATCATGGGCAAGATAATGTTGATGTCTGGATGGATTACATGAACTTTGAATCAACTCTCGGCAGTGCTCAGTTCTCTCCAGCAATTTACAGAAGAGCTGTTGCAACATTGAAAAAAGAATTAGTGGATGAATTCATTAAAGCTCAAACtttagcaaaaataaaataa